A stretch of the Panicum virgatum strain AP13 chromosome 9N, P.virgatum_v5, whole genome shotgun sequence genome encodes the following:
- the LOC120689243 gene encoding protein FAR1-RELATED SEQUENCE 5-like, producing the protein MSQDDPVAIPPVPTLASSSMPVESDGLTVPTTQTATDGGDVEDGIEVLSTPQEPYVGMTFSTPQDARVYYNRYARHAGFSIRIDTSCKSKKDNDKRKVIFVCQKAGVNKKQKLDEEGPITKKKIVRQRRRDYVDRTRCPARMIVRKTAPSQWEVVHFEREHNHEYVKKFSLTKYMKSHREIPAEEKEFIKFLHRCCITTTRAYQIMVKLYGGIEDCPYTEGDAKNLRVEYRAEYRGKDMKATLDHFEELKKEDPDFIYSYTLDEFDRVENLFWVDGAARKSYELYGIDRNGITIQLGCGFTRNEKTEAFVWLFTEFKKAMGDRDPINIITDQDLAMEATIAQVFTTSVHRNCRWHIVENARKRLGAFLDGKPGLADDFNDCVDNSFSIVEFEFKWQAMLDKHEINDDERFKHLYEMRNCWVPAYFMNNFFPFLQTTARSEGFNAVLKRYVNPMNSILNFVHQYKKIHDRIFGKQTMHEANTTVKVPHYLTGHPMERQMKQMYTRKLFNIFQDELQLSSSYYIVRVEGDSLLDVVPYGRCPDLLYGKRTFRVSANSVDGLYSCDCCKFQRDRVLCCHILKVFDALAVREVPCHYTLPRWSAEKVNDGDNVEVAGEPLQATQISNLGRHAVRYHTICSNFAQFVRPFMVEDESHNIVLKHVAAMQTELNARKNGGVASSASQVQSNVAQAGSVVGGGRRGGADLGVKDPVITKSKLPIQACKEAYDGIVEQKDIGAANILDGSI; encoded by the exons ATGTCTCAAGATGATCCTGTTGCCATACCTCCTGTCCCTACtctagcaagttcatcaatgcCTGTAGAATCTGATGGTCTCACAGTGCCAACAACTCAAACTGCTACAGATGGGGGTGATGTAGAGGATGGTATTGAGGTTCTATCAACACCGCAAGAGCCCTATGTTGGCATGACATTTAGCACCCCGCAAGATGCTAGGGTTTACTATAATAGGTATGCTAGACACGCTGGTTTTTCCATCAGAATTGACACCTCCTGTAAATCCAAAAAGGACAATGACAAGAGGAAAGTTATTTTTGTATGCCAAAAAGCTGGTGTCAATAAGAAGCAAAAACTTGATGAGGAAGGACCGATAACTAAGAAGAAGATAGTGAGGCAAAGGCGCAGAGATTATGTTGATAGGACTCGCTGTCCTGCACGCATGATTGTGAGAAAAACAGCCCCATCTCAATGGGAGGTCGTTCACTTTGAGCGGGAGCACAATCATGAGTATGTGAAGAAGTTCTCTCTTACAAAGTACATGAAGTCTCATAGAGAGATACCCGCTGAAGAGAAGGAGTTCATAAAGTTTCTTCATAGGTGCTGCATAACAACTACGCGCGCTTACCAGATAATGGTTAAGTTGTATGGTGGTATTGAAGACTGTCCATACACGGAAGGTGATGCAAAAAATTTGAGAGTGGAGTACCGTGCTGAGTATCGAGGAAAGGACATGAAAGCAACCCTTGATCACTTTGAGGAACTGAAGAAAGAGGATCCTGATTTCATTTACAGTTATACCCTTGATGAATTTGATAGGGTTGAGAATCTATTTTGGGTTGATGGTGCAGCAAGGAAGTCATATGAGCTCTATG GTATTGACAGAAATGGAATAACTATTCAGCTTGGTTGTGGCTTCACGAGGAATGAAAAAACAGAAGCTTTTGTGTGGTTGTTTACTGAGTTCAAGAAGGCTATGGGTGACAGAGATCCTATTAATATTATCACTGATCAAGATTTGGCGATGGAGGCTACGATTGCTCAAGTTTTTACCACTTCAGTCCATAGGAACTGTAGGTGGCACATCGTGGAGAATGCTAGGAAAAGATTGGGGGCTTTCTTAGATGGTAAACCAGGCTTGGCTGATGATTTCAATGATTGTGTTGACAATAGCTTCTCAATTgtagagtttgaattcaaatggcaagCTATGCTGGATAAACATGAGATCAATGATGATGAAAGGTTCAAGCATTTGTATGAAATGAGAAATTGCTGGGTTCCGGCTtacttcatgaacaacttcttCCCCTTTCTACAAACAACAGCACGGAGTGAAGGATTCAATGCTGTCCTGAAGCGATATGTGAACCCAATGAATTCAATACTAAACTTTGTTCACCAGTACAAGAAAATACATGATAGAATATTCGGCAAACAAACAATGCATGAGGCTAATACAACTGTCAAGGTTCCGCACTACTTGACTGGCCACCCCATGGAAAGACAAATGAAGCAAATGTACACAAGGAAGTTGTTCAATATTTTCCAGGATGAGCTACAGCTGAGTTCTAGCTACTATATTGTTCGAGTTGAAGGTGATAGCTTACTTGATGTTGTTCCATATGGGCGCTGTCCCGATCTCTTATATGGGAAGAGAACATTCAGGGTTTCGGCAAACAGTGTTGATGGTTTGTATAGCTGTGATTGTTGCAAGTTTCAGagggacagggttctttgctgCCATATACTAAAGGTGTTTGATGCACTTGCTGTCCGTGAGGTGCCATGTCATTACACTTTGCCTAGGTGGTCTGCTGAAAAGGTGAATGATGGTGACAATGTGGAAGTTGCTGGTGAGCCGCTGCAGGCCACGCAAATTTCAAACCTGGGGAGGCATGCTGTCCGTTACCATACAATTTGCTCCAACTTTGCCCAGTTTGTAAGACCTTTCATGGTTGAGGATGAAAGTCACAACATAGTTTTGAAACATGTCGCTGcaatgcaaactgaacttaatGCACGCAAAAATGGAGGGGTGGCGAGTTCTGCTTCACAAGTGCAGTCCAATGTTGCGCAGGCTGGAAGCGTGGTTGGTGGAGGCCGGCGTGGCG GTGCTGATTTGGGGGTTAAGGATCCAGTTATTACAAAAAG CAAATTGCCCATCCAAGCCTGCAAAGAAGCTTACGACGGAATTGTAGAACAAAAAGACATTGGTGCTGCAAACATTTTAGATGGCTCTATCTGA
- the LOC120690423 gene encoding transcription termination factor MTEF1, chloroplastic-like — MEELLLRHAGLPRPVAPRRRLRVVAVALRTRPTSLAVPGLPPAPAPAAPPSPLPAPEPVLPSPPVSADAAAVLLAAGVPPADLRRAVGMCPELLSVPAETIAAALRFLTEEAGVPEADLPRVLRRRPRLLVSPVAARLRPTLYFLRALGVPDLHRRADLLSFSVEEKLLPRIEFLESLGLPSRAARSMARRFPALFCYGVEGNMRPKAEYLLGDMGRDAGELLEFPEYFSYALATRIAPRHEVCAARGVRLPLPAMLRPGDAKFRATLAGCVGSTPPRRRSPLWHATWVDDGDHGAGAAAKEAAAAV; from the coding sequence ATGGAGGagctcctgctgcgccacgccggCCTCCCGCGGCCtgtggcgccgcgccgccggctacGCGTCGTCGCGGTCGCGCTGCGGACCAGGCCCACCAGCCTCGCCGTCCCGGGCCTCccgcctgcgcccgcgcccgcggcgccgccgtcgccgctgccggcgccggagcccgtgctgccgtcgccgcccgtGTCCGCGGACGCCGCGGCGGTGCTGCTCGCGGCTGGCGTGCCGCCCGCGGACCTCCGGCGCGCGGTGGGGATGTGCCCGGAGCTCCTGTCCGTGCCCGCGGagaccatcgccgccgcgctccggttCCTGACGGAGGAGGCGGGCGTCCCGGAGGCCGACCTCCCGCgcgtgctccgccgccggccgcgcctgcTCGTGTCCCCCGTCGCGGCGCGGCTCCGGCCGACGCTCTACTTCCTGCGCGCGCTTGGCGTGCCCGACCTGCACCGCCGCGCCGACCTGCTGTCCTTCTCCGTGGAGGAGAAGCTGCTGCCCCGGATCGAGTTCCTCGAGTCGCTGGGCCTGccctcccgcgccgcgcgctccaTGGCGCGCCGCTTCCCGGCGCTCTTCTGCTACGGCGTGGAGGGGAACATGCGGCCCAAGGCGGAGTACCTCCTGGGCGACATGGgccgcgacgccggcgagctgctcgagtTCCCGGAGTACTTCTCGTACGCGCTCGCCACGCGCATCGCGCCGCGCCACGAGGTTTGCGCGGCGCGCGGGGTGAGGCTGCCGCTGCCCGCCATGCTACGCCCCGGGGACGCCAAGTTCCGCGCCACGCTCGCCGGCTGCGTCGGGTCCACGCCGCCCCGGAGGCGGTCGCCGCTGTGGCACGCCACGTGGGTGGACGACGGCGAccatggcgccggcgcggcggcgaaggaggccgcggcggcggtgtga
- the LOC120690421 gene encoding uncharacterized protein LOC120690421, which translates to MVFEPIEILEVGAIAEAKKMVEDCMQPLPMPDSGLNLPLKEESEKFEAKQIKDAIDNHLSPETKKELRTKRTATRIDFMTRKKLAAESPKAACHLPPLAPKKDNGKTTSDKMQLPQEVKGSNELKQNSKSPQSNENQKDEASAASSTVARINVYTRKPRKISTEMEKLVEASLPTDKGEESKGPLAAKKLDEKAKGISGEGGSNLPIMRTIEEIKESKGYRDAPDAPSFSLGFDDVTQKSPIKSTTDDFITSSMFDQLCDDAMKNSAKHQDYSTINTNPSINTNHLSPEQETIYNEICKWRSRSGADTSPDAFKSNEITATASELANSMAMGRSLNTIALQVGTFVLSKDPAQRRKKIMSPWVGLKMMTPTEAYCRMVEKAFDFLNTEYDLILFPIHEANENEPNAARHWFTVVLNLADKEFQVIDSLRTSGTQSLDLKAHMVCAKIITLWKKYTAKHNGCTVPNIFSYELRFISGYRQFGIHDYRLFTLKTIEFWDGSRLPKFIGSSEVNLRKQVLHQWITSPTNQAHWKSTLCQGSETKGEGAGCSTSMGKTT; encoded by the exons ATGGTTTTTGAACCGATAGAGATTTTAGAAGTGGGTGCAATAGCGGAGGCGAAGAAAATGGTTGAGGATTGCATGCAGCCACTACCTATGCCGGACTCCGGATTAAATCTGCCACTCAAAGAAGAATCTGAGAAGTTCGAGGCTAAACAAATCAAAGATGCCATTGACAACCACCTTTCTcctgaaacaaaaaaagaatTGAGGACCAAGAGAACTGCTACAAGGATAGATTTTATGACTAGAAAGAAGTTGGCTGCTGAAAGTCCGAAGGCTGCATGCCACTTGCCTCCACTTGCACCCAAAAAGGATAATGGAAAGACAACTTCAGACAAAATGCAGCTCCCCCAAGAAGTAAAGGGTTCAAACGAACTCAAACAAAACAGCAAAAGCCCACAG aGCAATGAAAATCAAAAAGATGAAGCATCTGCAGCATCATCAACAGTAGCAAGGATAAATGTTTACACCAGGAAGCCAAGGAAAATTTCAactgaaatggaaaagctaGTAGAAGCCTCGCTTCCAACAGACAAG GGTGAAGAGAGCAAAGGCCCGCTGGCAGCCAAAAAGTTAGATGAGAAAGCAAAG GGCATTTCCGGTGAGGGAGGAAGCAATCTTCCAATCATGCGCACTATTGAGGAGATCAAGGAATCTAAAGGATACAGAGATGCCCCAGACGCACCCAGTTTCTCACTTGGGTTTGATGATGTTACCCAGAAGAGCCCAATTAAATCAACTACTGACGACTTTATCACCTCCTCAATGTTTGACCAACTTTGTGATGATGCCATGAAGAACTCAGCGAAGCATCAAGATTACTCCACCATAAACACAAACCCCAGCATAAACACAAACCATTTGAGCCCGGAACAAGAAACCATATACAATGAAATTTGCAAGTGGAGGTCGCGGTCCGGTGCTGATACCAG TCCGGACGCATTCAAGTCAAATGAAATCACAGCTACTGCGAGTGAGCTAGCAAATAGCATGGCCATGGGCAGATCGCTAAACACAATTGCGCTCCAAGTTGGGACATTTGTATTGTCGAAAGATCCAGCACAAAGGCGGAAGAAAATAATGTCACCATGGGTTGGG TTGAAGATGATGACGCCAACAGAAGCGTATTGCAGGATGGTTGAGAAAGCATTTGATTTCCTCAATACAGAATATGATCTG ATCTTGTTCCCAATCCATGAAGCAAATGAAAACGAACCGAATGCAGCGAGGCACTGGTTTACAGTTGTATTAAACCTGGCAGATAAAGAGTTCCAAGTCATTGATTCTCTAAGGACCTCTGGCACCCAGTCACTAGATCTGAAAGCACACATGGTTTGCGCGAAGATCATAACACTATGGAAGAAGTACACGGCAAAGCACAATGGGTGCACAGTCCCCAATATTTTTAGCTATGAACTTCGATTTATCTCGGGCTACCGGCAATTTGGAAT CCATGACTACAGATTGTTCACCCTCAAGACGATTGAGTTTTGGGATGGAAGCAGGCTGCCCAAGTTTATTGGATCTAGTGAGGTAAATTTGCGGAAACAAGTTCTTCACCAGTGGATCACTAGTCCAACAAACCAAGCTCATTGGAAGAGCACTCTCTGTCAAGGAAGCGAGACAAA GGGGGAAGGGGCTGGTTGTAGCACATCAATGGGGAAAACGACATAG